A genomic stretch from Microtus pennsylvanicus isolate mMicPen1 chromosome 11, mMicPen1.hap1, whole genome shotgun sequence includes:
- the Trpv2 gene encoding transient receptor potential cation channel subfamily V member 2 gives MTSPSSPPAFRLETSDGDQEDSAEVNQGKHEPPPMESPFQGEDRNFSPQIKVNLNYRKGLGVSQQDPNRFDRDRLFSVVSRGVPEELAGLSEYLCRTSKYLTDSAYTEGSTGKTCLMKAVLNLQDGVNACILPLLQIDRNSGNPQPLVNAQCTDDFYRGHSALHIAIEKRSLPCVKLLVENGADVHARACGRFFQKHQGTCFYFGELPLSLAACTKQWDVVTYLLENPHQPASLEATDSLGNTVLHALVMIADNSPENSALVIHMYDGLLQVGVRLCPTVQLEDICNHEGLTPLKLAAKEGKIEIFRHILQREFSGLYQPLSRKFTEWCYGPVRVSLYDLSSVDSWEKNSVLEIIAFHCKSPHRHRMVVLEPLNKLLQEKWERLIPRFFFNFACYLVYMFIFTIVAYHQPSLEKPAVPSSKATFGESMLLLGHILILLGGIYLLLGQLWYFWRRRLFIWISFIDSYFEILFLVQALLTVLSQVLRFVETEWYLPLLVSSLVLGWLNLLYYTRGFQHTGIYSVMIQKVILRDLLRFLLVYLVFLFGFAVALVSLSREAQSPKAPAGNNATVTAQPVAGQEEEEEVPYGGILDASLELFKFTIGMGELAFQEQLRFRGVVLLLLLAYVLLTYVLLLNMLIALMSETVNSVATDSWSIWKLQKAISVLEMENGYWWCRRKRHRSGRLLKVGTRWDGVPDERWCFRVEEVNWAAWEKTLPTLSEDPSGANSPGYEKNPTSKPGKSPASEEDHLPLQVLQSH, from the exons ATGACTTCACCTTCCAGCCCTCCAGCTTTCAGGCTGGAGACATCAGATGGAGACCAAGAAGACAGTGCTGAAGTGAACCAAGGGAAGCATGAGCCACCCCCAATGGAGTCACCATTCCAGGGCGAGGACCGTAATTTCTCCCCTCAGATCAAAGTGAATCTCAACTACCGAAAGGGACTAGGTGTCAG CCAGCAGGACCCAAACCGGTTTGACCGCGACCGACTCTTCAGTGTGGTCTCCCGGGGTGTCCCTGAGGAGCTGGCTGGACTGTCAGAATACCTGTGCCGGACCAGCAAGTACCTCACTGACTCAGCGTACACAG AGGGCTCCACGGGGAAGACGTGCCTGATGAAGGCTGTGCTGAACCTTCAGGACGGGGTCAATGCCTGCATCCTGCCCCTGCTGCAGATCGACAGGAATTCTGGCAACCCTCAGCCCCTGGTCAATGCCCAGTGCACCGATGACTTCTATCGCGGCCACAGTGCGCTGCACATTGCCATAGAGAAGAGGAGCCTGCCGTGCGTGAAGCTGCTGGTGGAGAACGGGGCAGATGTGCATGCCCGAGCCTGTGGCCGCTTCTTCCAGAAACACCAAGGaacttgtttctattttg GCGAGCTACCTCTGTCGCTGGCTGCATGCACCAAGCAGTGGGATGTGGTGACCTACCTCCTGGAGAACCCACACCAGCCTGCCAGCCTGGAGGCCACTGATTCCCTAGGCAACACGGTCCTGCATGCGCTGGTCATGATTGCAGATAACTCGCCTGAGAACAGCGCGCTGGTGATCCACATGTACGACGGGCTTCTCCAAGTGGGGGTCCGCCTCTGCCCCACTGTGCAGCTGGAGGATATCTGCAACCACGAAGGCCTCACGCCCCTGAAGCTAGCTGCCAAAGAAGGCAAAATCGAG ATTTTCAGGCACATTCTGCAGCGGGAGTTCTCAGGACTGTACCAGCCCCTTTCCAGAAAGTTCACAGAGTGGTGCTACGGTCCTGTCCGGGTTTCACTGTACGATTTGTCCTCCGTGGACAGCTGGGAGAAGAACTCGGTGCTGGAAATCATTGCCTTTCACTGCAAGAGCCCG caCCGGCACCGCATGGTGGTTTTAGAGCCCCTGAACAAGCTTCTGCAGGAGAAATGGGAGCGGCTCATCCCGAGATTCTTCTTCAACTTCGCCTGTTACTTGGTCTACATGTTCATCTTCACCATTGTTGCCTATCACCAACCTTCCCTGGAGAAG CCAGCTGTTCCCTCATCAAAAGCGACTTTTGGGGAATCCATGCTGCTGCTGGGCCACATCCTGATTCTGCTTGGGGGTATTTACCTCTTACTGGGCCAG ctGTGGTACTTTTGGCGCCGCCGTCTGTTCATCTGGATCTCATTCATCGACAGCTACTTTGAAATCCTCTT CCTTGTCCAGGCTCTGCTCACGGTGCTGTCCCAGGTGCTGCGTTTTGTGGAGACTGAATGGTACCTGCCCCTGCTGGTGTCGTCCCTGGTGCTGGGCTGGCTGAACCTGCTTTACTACACACGTGGCTTCCAGCACACAGGCATCTACAGTGTCATGATCCAGAAG GTCATTCTTCGCGACCTGCTCCGATTCCTGCTGGTCTACTTAGTCTTCCTTTTCGGCTTCGCTGTAG CCCTAGTGAGCTTGAGCCGGGAGGCCCAAAGCCCTAAAGCCCCTGCCGGTAACAACGCCACGGTGACAGCACAGCCCGTGGCGggccaggaagaggaggaggaggtcccATACGGGGGCATTCTGGATGCTTCACTGGAGCTCTTCAAGTTCACCATCGGGATGGGCGAGCTGGCCTTCCAGGAGCAGCTGCGCTTTCGCGGGGTGGTGCTGCTATTACTATTGGCCTATGTTCTTCTCACCTACGTTCTGCTGCTCAACATGCTCATCGCCCTCATGAGCGAGACCGTCAACAGCGTTGCCACTGACAGCTGGAGCATCTGGAAGCTGCAG AAAGCCATTTCTGTCTTGGAGATGGAAAATGGTTACTGGTggtgcaggaggaagaggcatCGCTCAGGGAGGCTGCTGAAAGTCGGCACCAGATGGGACGGTGTCCCTGATGAGCGCTGGTGCTTCAG GGTGGAGGAGGTGAACTGGGCTGCGTGGGAGAAGACACTCCCCACCTTGTCTGAGGATCCGTCAGGGGCGAACAGCCCTG